In Deinococcus fonticola, a single window of DNA contains:
- a CDS encoding transcription elongation factor GreA, which translates to MTKEKVPMTQRGYDKLQETLHRLKTVRREQISEYMGKAIEDGDLRESAAYDEARMQQSENEARIADIELQLERAQIIPEDNTGAIGLGAKVVLKDAKGLERQFEIVGTYEVDVLKGKVSDASPIGAALHGKRAGETVELQGPKGVNRFTVVSVDYD; encoded by the coding sequence ATGACGAAGGAAAAAGTCCCCATGACCCAGCGGGGTTACGACAAACTCCAGGAAACCCTGCACCGCCTGAAAACGGTGCGCCGCGAGCAGATCAGCGAGTACATGGGCAAAGCCATCGAGGACGGGGATCTGCGCGAGAGTGCCGCTTACGACGAAGCCCGCATGCAGCAGAGCGAGAACGAAGCCCGCATTGCCGACATAGAACTGCAACTGGAACGCGCCCAGATCATCCCCGAGGACAACACTGGCGCCATCGGCCTGGGGGCAAAAGTCGTGCTGAAAGATGCCAAGGGCCTGGAGCGCCAGTTCGAGATCGTCGGCACCTACGAGGTCGATGTCCTGAAAGGCAAGGTCAGCGACGCCAGCCCCATCGGCGCGGCCCTGCACGGCAAGCGCGCCGGCGAGACGGTCGAACTTCAGGGGCCCAAAGGCGTCAACAGGTTCACAGTGGTCAGCGTCGACTACGATTGA